The Christensenella timonensis DNA segment TTTGCGCGTTCGTTTCCTTTTTCTTCTTCTGCCCAAAGGTCGCGGAAATCACTGGAAACACCGGAAATGCCCCATACGCCGGATTCCTTATTCAGGTAATTGATCGCTTGGTCGACATCCATATTCAGTTTTCCCATCAGGTAAGGAACGATCGCAGCATCAAGGTCGCCGCTGCGCGTGCCCATCACAAGGCCTTCCAGAGGGGTAAAGCCCATGGAGGTATCGACCGATACGCCGCCGTCCACTGCCGCGACGGAAGAACCGTTCCCAAGGTGACAGGTAATGATCTTCAGATCCTTGATATCTTTGCCCAGGATTTCCGCAGCCCTCTGCGAAACATACTTGTGCGAGGTACCATGGAAACCGTAACGCCTTACCTTGTAATCCGTATACGCGGAATAAGGGATGCCGTACAGGAATGCTTTCTTAGGCATTTTTGCATGGAACGCCGTATCAAACACGCCGACCATCGGTACGCCCGGCATCAGTTTCTGGCAGGCAGCGATGCCCATCAGGTTAGCAGGATTATGAAGCGGCGCAAGCTCGATGTTTTCCTTGAGCGCCTCGATCACTTCGTCATTGATCAGCACGGAACCGCTGAATTTTTCACCGCCGTGCACCACACGGTGTCCAACAGCCTTGATGCTGGAAAGATCGGAAACTACGCCATGAACCGGATCTGTAAGGGCTTTGATGACTTGCTCCATCGCGTCGTTATGATCCTTCATCGGCGTTTCGATCTCAACCTTATCTTTTCCGGAAGGCTTGTGCTTGATTACAGAGTGATCGATGCCGATCCTCTCGACCAGGCCTTTCGCGATCACATCCTCCGTGTCCATATCAATCAGCTGATATTTCAGCGAGGAACTCCCGGCATTGATTACCAATACATTTGTCATTTTACTATACCCCTTTACCTTAAAAAGACTGTGCCTGTACCGCTGTGATCGCCACAACCGATACGATATCTTCCACACTGCACCCGCGCGACAAATCGTTGACCGGCCGTGCAAGTCCCTGGCTCACCGGGCCGATCGCTTCTGCGCCGCCCAGCCTCTGTACCAGCTTGTATCCAATATTCCCCGCTTGGATGTCCGGGAATATCAATACATTCGCGTGTCCCGCAACCTTGCTGCCCGGGCTTTTCAGCTGTCCTACCGCCTCGATCAACGCTGCATCCGCCTGCAGCTCTCCATCTATATTGAGATCCGGCGCAAGCTCTTTTGCGATCTTGGTCGCTTCCACTACCTTATCCACATGGGGATGCTTCGCACTGTTCTTTGTGGAAAACGAGAGCATCGCTACGCGGGGCTCGATCCCTGCAAGCGTTTTCGCCGTATCCGCCGAAGCGATCGCGATCGCCGCCAACTCTTCCGCATTCGGATCGATATTGATCGCGCAGTCTGCAAAGACCATAACGCCGTCGTCACCCCATTTTGAATCAGGATGCTCCATGATAAAGCTGCTGGACACGATCGAAACGCCCGGCTTCGTCTTGATAACCTGCAGCGCCGGGCGGAGCGTATCGCCCGTCGAATGCACCGCGCCGGACACCATACCGTCGGCGTCGTTGTTTTTGATCATCATGACGGCATAATAAAGGGTATCCTTACAGGTTTCTCTTGCCTGACCTAAAGTGATACCCTTGCTTTTACGCATTTCGTAAAACATCTCCGCATATTCGTCAAGCTTTGCCGAAGTAGCCGGATTGATGATAGTGGCTTTTGACAAATCCACATGCTTTGTGTTGGCGGCTTCGATTTCAGCTTCGTCTCCCAACAAGATCACATGGGCGATCCCCTGTTCGGCTATCTTTGCAGCAGCCTCGATCGTTCTCGGCTCGTTTCCTTCCGGTAAAACAATATTCTTGCTGACTGATTTTGCCTTTTCCTTGATTTTGTCCATTAACGACATTTTCGATACACCTCTTGTTAATATTTATTTCAAAAATTTGGTTTCTCTGTTATAATGACACTCATATATTATATATAAAAACGTTATGCTTTGCAAAGGTATTTTATGAAAATAGCAGGAATAATAGCCGAATACAACCCTTTTCATGCTGGACATGCCTATCATATTTTACAAACGTCAAAATCATACGGTGCGGACGCTGTGATTTGCCTGATGAGCGGTCATTTCGTCCAACGCGGCGAAGCCGCGATCTACGATAAATGGACGAGGGCGCAGGCCGCCGTAACAGGAGGCGCCGACCTTGTACTGGAACTGCCTTTTTTTTATGCTGCGCAAAGCGCCGAAGGGTTTGCACAAGGTGCAGTTTCAATCCTAAACGCACTGCACTGCGTTTCCCTGCTCTCATTTGGAACGGAAACGCACGACCTGGATAGCCTCCGGGATATTGCCGGTATTTTAGCGGAGGAGTCCCCCGCTTTTTCGATGGAAATAAAGGAGCGGCTTTCAGAGGGCGTGTCCTATCCGGCAGCGCGTGCCGCAGCCCTCAAGGCCTGCTTCCCCGCCATCGAGCCTGCTGTATACAGCTCACCCAACAACATCCTTGCCATCGAATATATGAAGGCGCTCGCTGGACAAAACAGTGCCATCAAGCCTGTTAATATCGTACGTTTGGGAAACCGGTATGCGGACAGTACCCTGTCCGAACAGTATTCCAGCGCCACCGCCGTCCGCCGTGAGCTGTTGTCAAACGGGATGGAAAACCTGAACGATTCCGATATCCCCGCTGTAGTCCGGCCCCTGTATAGCGGCGACCCTCTCCCTCCCGAAGCTGTCTTTCCCTATCTTCTTTTTTGCCTGCGAAGTATGGAGATTGGGCAGATGCGGCAAATATACGAAGTGTCCGAGGGACTGGAATACAAATTGCAAAAAGCAGCCTGTCAGGCCGGGAGCTATGCTGAATTCATCGAAATGGTAAAGAGCAAACGCTATACGCAAACGCGCATCCAGCGTATCCTGCTCTATTGCCTGCTGCATCTCACCAAAGAAAAAGCACAGGAACTGAAAGCCCAGTCTCCCTACGCCCGCGTCCTGGCCGTCAAAAAAGAACGACTCGGCCTTTTGGGCGAGATAAAAGCGCACTCCTCTATCCCGGTTGTCACCAAGGCTTCCGAATTCCCGGGAACTCCACTTTTTGACCTGGATATCAAAGCAAGCGACATCTATGCTTTACTGCACAAAAAAATCGCGCCTGCGCGGCGCGATTTCACACAAAAATTCCTGGTTATTTGATACCCAGCGCTTTTTTGATCCCAGGCATCGCGGCAGTCGCCGCTTCCATCCCACGTTCAATGATCTTTTGCGTATCTTTATAATCGCTCCCTTTGATGTCGTTGATCTCCGGTAGGACAAGCACATCCGCTTCTTTCAAATACGTCTGCGTTAAGTACCATTCGGAAATGGTGAAGGTATCCTGCAGTAAATCGACAACAGTCCTGGGCGTTTCGAGCGCTTCCCCACGGTACGAGACATCCACGCCGATTACGATATCCGCGCCCATTTCCCGCGCTGCACGGATCGCCGTCCTGTCGATCACCCCGCCATCGATATATGTTTTTCCATCCAGCTCGTACGGCGTGAAAATCCCGGGAATAGAAATGCTAGCCCGCACCGCTTCATGGATCGGGCCACTGGTAAACCGGCGCAGCTTGGCATCCTCTACGCACGTCGCAATACAACTGAAAGGAACGGCCGCTTTTTCTATGTTGATGTTTTTGGTCATCAGCTTCAGCAGCTCCTGCACCTTGTTCCCTTTTACATATCCTGACGACGAGAGCGTGATATCGAAATATTTCTTTGAATCAAAAACGATCGCGAGGCTCTCCAAGGCGTCAAGGTCTCCTTCCGCCGCAAAAATACCGCCGATGAGCGACCCCATGCTGCACCCTGCAATATAGTCAAGCGGGATCTTCTCCTGTAGTAAAACCCTCAGGACGCCGATATGCGCAAAGCCCCTGGCAGAACCTCCGCCCAATGCCAACCCGATTTTTTTCCTCATATTCCCACTCCTTCCGGCAGCCTTGCCGATAATAAAAAATCTTTATATCGTCGCCAACATAAAGATTTTATACCATATCTACCACAGTCCTGAAACACCAATGTCAGAATTCCGCCTGATCTTTGTTTTTCTTGTTGATAAAGTTCGATTGGTTCTCCTTGATGATGTCCATATATTCCCGCATGTACGAAGACAGATCCTCCAAAACATTGACCGCATAGTCGTTCGCGTTCACGCGGATCTCATATGCCTGCTTTTGCGCCATATCGATCATACGGTTCGATTTCTCGTACGCAAGCTGCGTCACGCGGTGCTCTTCGATCAACTCCGCCAAGCGGTTGTCCACGCCGTCCAGGATATTCTTTGCCTTTTCCTGCGCCTGGTTGATGATCTCCTGTTTATGCCCCAGCACCTCCTGCGCATACAAAAGGTCTTCCGGGATCGAATCCTTGATCTCCTGCAATATCTCCAATACAAAATCTACTTCGATCGTTTTTTTATTGCCAAACAGAGATTTTCTACCGTTTTCAATCTCGTCCAAAATTTCGTCAATCAAATCGAAAATCTTCATGCACTATTCTCCTTTGTCAATCATGCTGAGTATTGCCTCTGGCACATAATCCGAAACGTCCGCGTGAAAAGCAAGCAATTCGCGCACAGCGGTCGAACTGATATAATGCGTTTCAGGCCTTGAAAGCAGTGCTAAGGTCTCGGTTCCCTCAAGCAGCTTCCCGTTGATAAATGCATATTGCTGTTCCAGCTCCAGGTCAGTACCTGTCCTAAGCCCGCGGATGATGACCCTAGCATCCAGTGTCTTTAGCAAATCGACCAGCAAACCATCAAACGAAACCACCTGTATATTTTTGATGTGCCTTGTTGCCGCCTTCACCATTTCTACGCGCTTTTCCACACTGAACATGCACCTTTTGGAAATGTTGTTCAGCACCCCCACATACACTGTGGAAAAAATCACGCCCGCACGCTCGATGATATCGAGGTGCCCCTTTGTGATCGGATCAAAACTGCCCGGATATACACATGCTTCCATTTACTTTTTATCCCACCTGAAAAACGTCAAATGCGTTTTTCCGTACTTTTTATTTTTATAGATGCAGTACCTCTCGTCAACGATCCCGACCGCAGCATCACTTTCCGCCACAAGGATCGCCCCCGGCTTTAAAACCTGTTCTTCCGCCAGAAGCCCGAATGCCGTTGCGTAATAATTGGCTTTATATGGCGGGTCTATAAATACTATATCAAACTTCTTTGTATTTTTAAATACTTTAATTGCATGAATATAATCATTTTTTACGACTTGTGAACGTTTATCATATCCCAGCTTCCTGATGTTTTTTTGGATAATTTTTACACTTTCGTCATACCTATCGCAAAAAACAGCATGACCTGCCCCGCGCGACAAAGCTTCCAGCCCAAGCGCACCGCTTCCGGCAAAAAGATCCAAAACCTCCGCTCCCGCGATCTCAAACTGGATACATCCAAACAAGGCTTCGCGCACTCTGTCCGTTGTAGGGCGCGTATGATCCCCGGGAAGCGTAAAAAGCTGCGTTCCCCTTTTTTCGCCCGCAATGATCCGTGTCATGCAATCACTTCGTCCGGCGTCACGATCATATCCATTTTGATATCGTGCGCCTCCGGTACCAATTGTCCAAGGATCTGGAAATCGTAAGCGAGCGCAATTTTTTTCGCCAAAGACGCCTCTTTCAGGAAAGCGTCGTAGTAGCCCCCGCCGAATCCGATACGGTTCAACGCCCGGTCAAAGGCTATGCCCGGGACAATGATCAGGTCAAGTTTGCCCGGTTCGATCAATTCCGCCTCATCATATTTTGGCTGTGCTACGCCAAAACAGCTAAGCTCCAGCACTGCGCTTTTGATATTTGCCGCATACATCTTTTTTTTGTGTATGACCGGCAAAAACACCTGCGCACCATGATATAATAGCCATCCCGTGAGGGCTGCCGTCTTGATCTCCCCGTCAAAATCGCTGTAAACCAAAACGTTCCTGCCATCCTTCAATGCCGGCAGGTTAAGCAGGCGTTCCATCACTTTCATGGATTCGTCCTCGATATACTTTGAAGTCAGGCTTCTGCGCATATTTAATACTTTTTCGCGTATTTCCTGCTTTGTCATCTTCTTCTCCACTAATGTGTTTCAATAAACGCGCGGTATGCGCCCATTAAAGCCCAGCAGCACTTCGTAGCTGATCGTGCCGCACAAACCAGCGATCTCGTCCGCGTCGATTTTTTTATCGCCCGCTGTGCCGAGGACGACCGCTTCATCCCCTACCGACAACCGTCCCTCCACATCCGTCACGTCGATCATCGTCTGATCCATGCAAACGCGGCCGAGGATCGGCGCGTAATAAGCGCCTTTTTCCGTTTTCACGATCATCCTGCCCTTGTTTGAAAGCAGACGGTTATAGCCGTCGCCATAACCGATTTGAACAGTCGCGACCCTCGTTTCACGCGCCGTGGTAAACGTACTGCCATAGCCGATGCACGTCCCCTTCGGAACGGTCTTGATATGCGATATCTCTGCGAAAACCTCCATCACCGGCAGCAGTTCCACCTTCTCCTTACAGACATAAGGCGAAGCATAGTATCCGTACATGGATATCCCGTAACGTACCATATCATGCCCAAACTGCGGCAAGTCGATCGTTCCCGCACTATTGTCGGCATGCACCATAGGAGCAAACCCACAGTCATGGATGCGCTTTACATAGCGCATAAACAGGTCGTGCTGACCGGAGGCATGTTCCTTGCTTTGCGCATCGCTGTTCGCAAAGTGGGTGAATACGCCATTTAACAGGATGCGGTCGCAACTGCGCAGCGTATCTAAAAAGCAATCCAGCTCCTCCATGCTGCGCAGACCAATCCGGCTCATGCCCGTATCGATTTTCAAATGCACCCTGACCATTTTATCGGCTTTCCGCGCTTCCTTTTGCAATAGCCTTAGCTCCGCCGGTGTAAAGATACACGGTTCCAGCCCGAGCTGTACCGCCAACTTCAGCTGCACTGCATTGGAACGCCCGATGATCATGACCGGGAGGCTCGTCCCGTTCTCGCGAAGCGGGATCGCTTCTTCCGCCAAAGCCACCGCCAGCATCTCCGCCCCGGCACGCTGTGCGGCCCGGGCACACATAACCGCACCGTGGCCATAAGCGTCCGCTTTTACAACGGCAGCGACCTTGCAGCCTTCCGGCAAATGCTTTATCGCATTTTTGATGTTCTTCTCCAGGTTTTCAAGGCGTATCCGCGCGTACGTTTTCCTATACAAAACATAACCTCAAATGTTATAGAGCATTTCTTCCGTCAAAATTTTAAGCCCGGAATTTTTCAACAGCTCAAAAGCCTTTTCCGTTTCTTCTGCGCGGAAAATAATAAGCGCATTGTCGCTGCGTGTCCCCACAAAGGAATACAGGTATTCCACGCTGATATCATTCTGGTTGAGGATATCCATCACCTTTGCAAGTCCGCCCGGCTCGTCTTCCACTTCAACCCCCAGGACTTCGGTCACGCTCGCGGTAAAACCCGCGTCCTTCACGATCTTTAACGCGGCCTGCGGGTCGTTTACAATACAACGCAGGATGCCAAATTCCGAAGTATCCGAAATACTCAGCGCTTTCAAATCGATCCCGCTGTCCGCAAGCGCCTTGGTCAGGCTGTAAAGCCGGCCTTTTTTATTTTCTACAAATACGGAAATTTGTTTGATCAGCATATTGGTCGCCCTCCTGTTTGTTTCGTAGCCCTTTCACTGCCCTGCCTTACAGGGAATACCCCAGCTCGAACGCTTTTTCATTCATGGAAATAAATTTCGGTTTTACCACTGCGCGTATGGCTTCCAGCCAGATTTCCTTATCGATATCCATATTCTTTGCAAGGACTCCCAAAAGCACCGTATTGACCGCCTTCACATTTCCCGCCTCGTTCGCCAGGGAAAGTGCGTCTACAAATACGGCGTCCGCAAAATATTCCCTGATCTTTTCCGGGATATCCTGCGGATATTCCATAGCGCCCGTAATCACAGGCATGGGCAAAATTTTCTGCGTATTGCAATATACTTTTCCGCCATCCGGTTTTACAAACGGCATCCACCGCAAACCCTCCAACTGCTCAAACGCAAGCAGTATGTCCGCCCCGCACTCGTCGATCACAGGGGAATATATTTTCTCGCCCCGGTCTCCGATCCGCACATAGGTCACGACGCTTCCACCGCGCTGCGCCATACCGTGCACCTCGGAAAGCTTTACATCATAGCCAAGCTTCAAAGCAATCTGTCCGAACACCATGCTTGTAAGCAGGGTTCCCTGTCCGCCGACCCCGGCAATTACGATACTCTTCATTCTGCCGCACCTCCGATCGCATGGAACGGACAAATGTCCGCGCATAGTCCGCATCCGATACAGAGCGAAGGATCGATCTGCACCTTGCTTTCCCCCTTGACGATCGCCGGGCAGCCGAGCTTCATACACGCGCCGCAATTCCGGCAGTCGTCGCAGACGCACAACGCGCCTTTGACCGAGGCCCGGTCGATCAGGACGCATGGGCGCCGTGTGATGATCACAGACAGTTCGTCACGCTGCGTTTCTTCCTTCAACGCCTTTTCCAGCTCCGGAAGATCGAACGGATCCAAAATCCTGACGTGCTTGACGCCGATCGTTTCCACCAGTTTTTCAATGCTGACGGCAGGAGCCGGTTCCCCCTTGGCATTTTTCCCTGTAGCCGGGTGATCCTGGTGCCCGGTCATACCCGTCGTGGAGTTATCGAGAATCAACACGGTAGAAGTCGCACCGTTATAAAGCATGTTGACCAGCCCTGTAATACCCGAATGCATAAACGTACTGTCGCCGATCACGCTCACCAGCTTACGCGCAAAGTCCTTTCCGCGCGCTTTCTCCATGCCGTGCGCCATACCGATCGAAGCGCCCATGCAAAGCGTCGT contains these protein-coding regions:
- a CDS encoding acetate/propionate family kinase, whose product is MTNVLVINAGSSSLKYQLIDMDTEDVIAKGLVERIGIDHSVIKHKPSGKDKVEIETPMKDHNDAMEQVIKALTDPVHGVVSDLSSIKAVGHRVVHGGEKFSGSVLINDEVIEALKENIELAPLHNPANLMGIAACQKLMPGVPMVGVFDTAFHAKMPKKAFLYGIPYSAYTDYKVRRYGFHGTSHKYVSQRAAEILGKDIKDLKIITCHLGNGSSVAAVDGGVSVDTSMGFTPLEGLVMGTRSGDLDAAIVPYLMGKLNMDVDQAINYLNKESGVWGISGVSSDFRDLWAEEEKGNERAKLALDVFNYRLKKFIGAYAAAMGGVDVLTFAGGVGENDWDVRAHAVEGLEFMGIKLDKAKNDGMRGEEMEISAADSKVKILVIPTDEEMTIAKDTYEICCK
- the pta gene encoding phosphate acetyltransferase, with translation MSLMDKIKEKAKSVSKNIVLPEGNEPRTIEAAAKIAEQGIAHVILLGDEAEIEAANTKHVDLSKATIINPATSAKLDEYAEMFYEMRKSKGITLGQARETCKDTLYYAVMMIKNNDADGMVSGAVHSTGDTLRPALQVIKTKPGVSIVSSSFIMEHPDSKWGDDGVMVFADCAINIDPNAEELAAIAIASADTAKTLAGIEPRVAMLSFSTKNSAKHPHVDKVVEATKIAKELAPDLNIDGELQADAALIEAVGQLKSPGSKVAGHANVLIFPDIQAGNIGYKLVQRLGGAEAIGPVSQGLARPVNDLSRGCSVEDIVSVVAITAVQAQSF
- a CDS encoding nucleotidyltransferase, with the translated sequence MKIAGIIAEYNPFHAGHAYHILQTSKSYGADAVICLMSGHFVQRGEAAIYDKWTRAQAAVTGGADLVLELPFFYAAQSAEGFAQGAVSILNALHCVSLLSFGTETHDLDSLRDIAGILAEESPAFSMEIKERLSEGVSYPAARAAALKACFPAIEPAVYSSPNNILAIEYMKALAGQNSAIKPVNIVRLGNRYADSTLSEQYSSATAVRRELLSNGMENLNDSDIPAVVRPLYSGDPLPPEAVFPYLLFCLRSMEIGQMRQIYEVSEGLEYKLQKAACQAGSYAEFIEMVKSKRYTQTRIQRILLYCLLHLTKEKAQELKAQSPYARVLAVKKERLGLLGEIKAHSSIPVVTKASEFPGTPLFDLDIKASDIYALLHKKIAPARRDFTQKFLVI
- a CDS encoding patatin-like phospholipase family protein; protein product: MRKKIGLALGGGSARGFAHIGVLRVLLQEKIPLDYIAGCSMGSLIGGIFAAEGDLDALESLAIVFDSKKYFDITLSSSGYVKGNKVQELLKLMTKNINIEKAAVPFSCIATCVEDAKLRRFTSGPIHEAVRASISIPGIFTPYELDGKTYIDGGVIDRTAIRAAREMGADIVIGVDVSYRGEALETPRTVVDLLQDTFTISEWYLTQTYLKEADVLVLPEINDIKGSDYKDTQKIIERGMEAATAAMPGIKKALGIK
- the coaD gene encoding pantetheine-phosphate adenylyltransferase, which encodes MEACVYPGSFDPITKGHLDIIERAGVIFSTVYVGVLNNISKRCMFSVEKRVEMVKAATRHIKNIQVVSFDGLLVDLLKTLDARVIIRGLRTGTDLELEQQYAFINGKLLEGTETLALLSRPETHYISSTAVRELLAFHADVSDYVPEAILSMIDKGE
- the rsmD gene encoding 16S rRNA (guanine(966)-N(2))-methyltransferase RsmD, with the protein product MTRIIAGEKRGTQLFTLPGDHTRPTTDRVREALFGCIQFEIAGAEVLDLFAGSGALGLEALSRGAGHAVFCDRYDESVKIIQKNIRKLGYDKRSQVVKNDYIHAIKVFKNTKKFDIVFIDPPYKANYYATAFGLLAEEQVLKPGAILVAESDAAVGIVDERYCIYKNKKYGKTHLTFFRWDKK
- a CDS encoding 5-formyltetrahydrofolate cyclo-ligase, coding for MTKQEIREKVLNMRRSLTSKYIEDESMKVMERLLNLPALKDGRNVLVYSDFDGEIKTAALTGWLLYHGAQVFLPVIHKKKMYAANIKSAVLELSCFGVAQPKYDEAELIEPGKLDLIIVPGIAFDRALNRIGFGGGYYDAFLKEASLAKKIALAYDFQILGQLVPEAHDIKMDMIVTPDEVIA
- the alr gene encoding alanine racemase, coding for MYRKTYARIRLENLEKNIKNAIKHLPEGCKVAAVVKADAYGHGAVMCARAAQRAGAEMLAVALAEEAIPLRENGTSLPVMIIGRSNAVQLKLAVQLGLEPCIFTPAELRLLQKEARKADKMVRVHLKIDTGMSRIGLRSMEELDCFLDTLRSCDRILLNGVFTHFANSDAQSKEHASGQHDLFMRYVKRIHDCGFAPMVHADNSAGTIDLPQFGHDMVRYGISMYGYYASPYVCKEKVELLPVMEVFAEISHIKTVPKGTCIGYGSTFTTARETRVATVQIGYGDGYNRLLSNKGRMIVKTEKGAYYAPILGRVCMDQTMIDVTDVEGRLSVGDEAVVLGTAGDKKIDADEIAGLCGTISYEVLLGFNGRIPRVY
- a CDS encoding indolepyruvate oxidoreductase subunit beta, producing the protein MKSIVIAGVGGQGTLLTSMVFGQIALKLGYDVKLSEVHGMAQRGGSVVTYVRIGDRGEKIYSPVIDECGADILLAFEQLEGLRWMPFVKPDGGKVYCNTQKILPMPVITGAMEYPQDIPEKIREYFADAVFVDALSLANEAGNVKAVNTVLLGVLAKNMDIDKEIWLEAIRAVVKPKFISMNEKAFELGYSL